TTTGGGAAGATATCATATCGTATCAAAAAGCATGACACACCAAAAATTCAGagttttttgataattttttagtatgaTAAACCCcatatttggtatttttcccaTCATTAAATTCGCGTCTAGTATCGAATCACATACATGTGAAATGCTGAGCTACAATCTAGGCAcgtttcttttctctctcttttctcattcttttcCGCGATAATGAAGACACTTTAccttttatttccttttatcCCTGACTGCTTTCTTTCACTTTCTGATCTTTAACATGTGTACACTGTTCtctttttttgcttttatgcATTATTTCGACCTATTCTTTTTTCAGTTTAcatttttgttatgttttacactACGGCAGGTCTTAATAATGAGTGGACAATAAATAGTTCAAAGCACCATAGTGATTAGTGGATGCTCCTTGTACGTCTTGTTTGGCTAAATACAAGCAAATATACCCTACCATACTATTCTTATTGATATGATATGAAGAAGAGTGAATCAAATGTGGTGCATAATGATTCATTAGTTCACAATATTGAAGCATGATCACAACTCAGAAACTCCTCATCTTCCTCACCACTTCATCTCTCTTGATTCTTTCACTCCTCTATGCTGCTGATGCGAAGATATGCAGTCCTCCTTCTGCGTGTGGTGCTATTCGCAATATCAGCTACCCTTTCCGCCTCAAGACCGACCCCACCCACTGTGGCCGTTCCGATTTCGAACTCACCTGCGAAAACAATGTCACTTTCTTCCATCTAAACTCCATTGAATACTATGTCAAACACATCAACTACCAAAATTCCACCATCAGGCTGGTTGATGCTTCCATAAACAACGATGACATCTGCTCTTTCCCAATTCACTCCTCCTATCTCTTTCCATTCTATTTGAATGCTCTCTCTCAAGAATTGTCTGTTAACTTGATTAGCTGCCCCAATCCGTTGAACAATTCTTACCTCTTTAACGATATTACAGCTGCCTGTAATTTATCATCACATCACACATTTAGTTATGTAAATGTTGTACGCATCAAGGCCTCAGAGGTACCACATATGTGTACATTACATCTAATAGTCTCGTCATCTTGGCCGGGATTGATGGATCTGAAGATTATTTCACTCTCACAAATCCACGAATCTCTCTTGTATGGGATTGAACTCTACTATTATAGTTATTTCGTAGAACCCACAATATGGGGTAAGAAATTAAGCTAATTTTGTTTAGTATACGTTCATTTTAAGATATGTAATTTCATCACTGATATCGCTTTTTAATTCTTGAAAATGCAGAGCAATACTGGTCTTACTTATCAGAGTTTCATCGTAAGGATACACACTTTGAATTCTAACTACATACTTACTCTATAATGTATGTCTTCATATATAACTACCTAATTAATGATTAACATCTATATCCGCAGGGTATCTACTAATTCTTCTGGTCATTCTAGGTGCCcacttaacatttttttccttcatcaATTTGTATATCACATCAATCAAGAAGAGAtctaattttatcaaacaaattttagTCTTCATAATTGCAGGGGCAATCCTTCCTGTGACTGTCATAATCGGAATTACTGCTCTATTTCTACTCTCATTTGCTTACCTTTGGGAATGGATAAAAGAAAGTAAGAATCTTAAATTTCATTGTTCTTTTAAGTCtatcttaatttttcaaatgctACTTTTTTATCCGCAGTCGACTACTACTATCAATATCTGAATCTTGCAGACAATGGTACgcaatataaatttaaattgtactataaattctaatttcaaCATTGTTAATCCTATCtccttaattatatattgtgttTGTATGCAGTATTTTTCGTGAGTTGTGTGGCAATTACAGGTGCGCTCTTCTAAGTTTATAATATCTGACTACCATTGCAATGGATAAGATAAGATTGCTAATTTTGTTTCCCAAACAAACCCAAGTTTGTTTAATTGTAGCACTTAACCCCCTTCTCATAATAATCATTGGAGCTGGAGTTGGACTGTCATTCTACTTTAGAAACATCTACAACAACTACTGTAAGAATCTATAAATccatttctcttttaattattatagtagaACTTAATCTATTATCGGTCTCTTTGattctatattttcttttttcatgtATATAATGAATGAAGTTACGGGCCCCTTGTACCCTGGTATGTTGAATTACTAtttcaatattgtaatttgaatattttttcctttgattTCTAGTTTTCTACTTCGTGAAGatactaatactccctctgtcccattaaaaatgcaacgttttccttttcagtctgtcccattaaaaatgaaacgtttctaaaaatggaaacattaccctatctactttttcttctctcttactttactctctcttcattaactcacaaaacaacactacataaaatctcgtgccgaaaaacaaatgttgcatatttaatgggacggagggagtatatgttttagCACAAGCTTTTTGGCCTTTAACACAACATGTATTTTGTCTCGTTTTTCGATATTATATCAGCCATCAACGTTGCAATCATCATCTGGGCGCCAACGATAATCATTTGGCCTTTCGTATTTGGGTTTTTGATCAACAAATTTCGAAGAAGGCGCTTGTCTTCTTTCGAGGTAGTAGAGTCATTCATACAAAGTGACAACAAGCTCGCTCCAATAAGATATTCCTACTCAGACATAAAGAAGATGACTAAGaattttaaagataaattagGCGAAGGAGGCTTCGGTTCTGTTTACAAAGGAAAACTTCGAAGTGGCCATCTTGTAGCAGTGAAATTGCTCGGAAAATCCGGAGCAAATGGGAAAGACTTCATTAATGAAATAGCAACTATTGGAAGGATCCATCATGTAAATGTTGTCCAGCTTGTTGGATATTGTGCTGAAAGATCCAAGCGTGCCCTCATTTTCGATTTCATGCCAAATGGTTCGCTTGACAAGTACATCTTCAATCGAGAAAAAACACATTCACTGGATTGGgatatgaaatttaagattGCAGTTCAAGTGGCTCGAGGGATTGAGTATTTGCATCATGGTTGTGACATCCAGATCTTACATTTTGACATCAAACCTCACAATATACTTCTTGATGATAAGTTCGTTCCAAAAATATCAGATTTTGGGCTAGCAAAGTTATGCGCCACAAACAAGGATGCAGTGACATTGACGGCTGCTAGAGGAACCATAGGGTACGTTGCTCCTGAACTTATCAATAGAAGTATTGGCGCAGTGTCTTACAAGGCTGACGTGTATAGTTTTGGGATGTTGTTGATTGAAATGGCAGGATTAAACAAAGACTTTCCACGAAACAATGATGAATCTAGTAACTACTTCCCAAACTGGATATACGATCACTTGAACCAAGGTAGAGACATTGACATTCGAAATGTTGATGAAAATGATGATAGAGACATTGGTCGGAAGATGACTATTGTTGCATTATGGTGCATACAAATGAGTCCAGACAATCGTCCATCAATGAATAAAGTATTGGAGATGTTAGAAGGTGATGTCGAACAACTGCAGATTCCCGATTATCCACTGTATATGGCAGGAAATCAAGAAGAAAGCTGGGCTTCTGATTCAAATGCTTCCATATCATTGTTGCATGATAACAATGATAACAACATTATTGAGATCATTAGCGATGCTTAAATCAGTTGTCTAATTATCGTTGAAACAAGATCCACTTTTATATGCCTTGATCGACCTCTATAGTTTGTACTATGAAGAATAATATAGTGATCTCAAAATACCAACTCAACTGATTGTTTGTATTTGTGATTTGTGTTGTTTAGAGCGAGATAGTGCACCCACTATAAATGCAATATCCGACTTCTCCTCTATTGATGAATAAGGAACTAATTATATTTCCTTTTCCCGCCAATCTCTTTTTTGTTGCAATGATTTAAACTCAATTTATCTTCAGCTACATGGATCGATATTTCATGGTCTAaaatctttcatttcaaatttttcaatacttGTATCgctatattttttgtgataaatCAAGTACATCCAATATATAAACCTGATGTATTTAGTTtcctaagagcatctccaaggagAAATGTATATTGAGAAGgtatatttcttatttatcttctcaaaaagttaattatatgTTATTATTGGCGACCGATTGTAAACTAAGAACAATAAGAATAACTACACACTAGATTTTACGTGGTTCGATCCGAAGATCTATGTCCACGGGCGGGGAAGATAGTAACTTTATTGATGGAAATAGTACAGAGATTACAAACAAAGATCTAACTTTTTATCACGACCGCATTTcctaaggatagaaaacacaGTTGATCGTGACTAATGGGGGAataaagaagcggggaagttAGGGAAAAACAATACAAGCTCGAAATAAATGGGAATAGCTCGAATAAAATCAGTATCATTTCGACAATTAACAACTCGAAATGAATATTATCACAATAATACACGAAATCAAAAGAAATTCTGTTTAGCGGAAGCATTCGAAGttgaataatattatatatgaagacataatatattcagaatattttattttcaatcttcttcacttttataCTCAACATCCTCCACGCTCGTCACAGCTCAACCTatacataaggaaaacacatgcagggctgagtacttgatgcacttaGTGAACTTATGCCAAaaacattttcataaaataaagtcATGTCATGTCATCTTTAAGTGTACTCTGGTTTTACTTTAAAATCTGCCCAGAAACACTAAAATTCTTATAACTTTAAAATGGCGATCGGCTGATCTACTATCATCATCAACTATCATATACCAAATCTAAACTATCGTGTGAAACGAGAATGTGGCCACAAACTTGATCACTGGACCGGCCGACCCAAAAGACGGCTCGCGATCCCTATTTATGTACACTAGCATGAGTAAGGGCTCACCCCCCGAATTCGTTAACTATCAAAATCTAGAGGGAATTAAACCCAGTAGACAATCAGATTGGCAGCTCcatcaaaaaacaaaatatggcAAGACATAACATACTTGCAAAGAGACACATCATTCATAAtttgtcaaaatattttaaaatattttaaaagaaagcccacctcaatAACTTAGAATGATATAGCACTTGAGTATTCCTCTTTTCGGATTAGAGTCTCGCGGAACAATTCCGTTTAAAGAAGTAAAGTAGTAACACAACAATTTGCGCGAGAAAactactaattaaaatgaatgcACCCTAATTAAAGTCTTTTACCTCGTTTCTCGATTTTTGCGCATTTTCGATTATTCCGCCCAAAATTCCTCCGTTGGCTCCTCGCATTTTTTCCACCACGATGTCGaaataaatttccaaaattaaataagcgCGTTATTAAATTATCACAACCATCACCCctccaaaatatatttattttggactTGGGATAAATTATTCATCGGAccaataattatttactttaaaaCAGCCCCAGTTATTTAAATTCGAGGCCGAAGTAATTTATAAACTCAACCCACCTTGTTCCTCCATTTAAAATTGGAAGGCCCCAAAAGTAGCCCAAGCCTAAAGTAGTAGCCCAAACAAAATAAGGAAGAGACCAACAACTACTTCATTCCACCAAATCGGccactctctttctctctctctcaactcACCCTACTTCACCCCCAAATTTGAGGAAGAACTCTCCACGTCGTAAATCCTCATCCCTCATTTCAAATTTCTACAAAACTTGAAGAATCCCCCCAAATCGGAGGTCACTGCGTGTTTGATTCACCTCGCCAGACACCTCCACCGGGGTGGCACTGCAGCAGCAGAGGTACGAGTTCGCCGTCGTCCAACGCTCGCCCAGCCTGAACACCGAGAGGTCGTCGCTGCTGTGATACGAACATAGCTCGTGATTTCCCAATTATGAACCGAGCTTACCACCCACAACAACAATTACTAACGAATTTCAAGCAATGACGCGATCAAAGAGGAATTGTATTGCGAAAATAGGAATGATAATGAAGATAACAACGAGAAAGCAATAAACGCGATACAGTGCTCAGTACCTACAGCTATATTTAGTGACCTCAATATGGATTTCATTGAGGCACTACCCATATCACAAGGGAAAGACACTATACTGGTGGTTGAGTAAGTATGCCCAAGTTCGTATCATGCTGTTCTCGGGCACCCACCGCCGCCGTTTCTGCTGCTCGAATCCTCAACCCGCCTGGCTGTCGCTGCTGTGCACCAACTGATGCGCGCAGCAGCAGTTCATCGCGCCGGTAGCTGCGTACACACCCGAACCAGCCCCGAAACGCCCGCAAGCTAACTTCTTTTCTAAATTATGTTTCTTTCGTATTTTCATTTAGTCACAGCGGGGGTGTTCGATTGTTGAAGTTTGATTGAGTTAggccatttcttttttttaaaaaaaaactttgatTCTAGTTTCCAGAATATGAAATTGGTTTGCTTCGGCTAAGAATGAGTGCAGAGAAAACTCTAAATAAAATGGGATGTGTGAAATACCTTTGGGTGAAATCGATGGCATTGAATGAAACGGCTGGAGAACTTCCTCCCTCGCAGACATCCCAAGAGTGAttgaatgtttattttttttttaaaaaatgaaatgacttaattttgttgggacattccaaaaaagaatacgatTAAACTTAGTTGAGTCAAAAGGAGTATAATTGGGTTGAAAGTGAAATGTGGAAGATGAAGTCCACgactaaaaaatattaaaaagtaaaatacgATGAAACTCTTAAAATAggcgaaaataaaaataaatatcaaatttttaaaaacaaatggagcactgattattttaaattttaatttgcttAAGTCGAGCAACAGATTATTTGAGATGACtttgaatttcaatattgTCAATCAtgtctccctatatatattgtgtttgTGTATGTATATAAGCAGCATTTCTCGTGATTTGTGCACTCTTAATTTATACTATCTCCGTCTCCATCTCCGTCTCCCAAAATTTACTACACTTTAACctgacacggattttaagaaatgtaatggaaagtgagttgaaaaagttggtgggatgtgggtcatacttttaaagtattagttttataataaaatgtgagtaggaatgagttagtggaatatgaggtcgactaccaaaaataataaaagtgaagtgtatcaaattttcagggacggaccgaaatggtaatatatatcaaattttcagggacagaggtagtaatgTCTTTGTATCGATACAATGGATAAGATAggattattaatatatttactttttactttattcttattttatctaacacatttaattcaatttttcttaaattaagtAATATCTCAACTGTCATGGACTAGAGGAAGTACAAGTTATTCACTAATACTGCATAAGGATCTAGACTATTTTAATGAAGTCCATGTATCAGTTATTAATGCTTTTGagcatatattttttatttcatttatggaTAGAAGATGGGAAAGAAAACAGATTTGTCCGATCCACTTCTTAATCACTCTTCTATATCCTTTAGTAACTTATTGGAGTATTGCCGCCTTGCCGCTCTGTTATACTTTCGTTTCTTCCCTCTAATTTTGTTGTAcgccaaataatttatttgtgaactaatgtaatcaaataaatataatacacatcctacaaaattcaaaattactaTATGTGGAATCGCGACAGCAACTCTCCGGCAAGGCGGCAAATCCGGAGATGTAGTAGCGATTACTTATTTGGGCTTCATTGCTTCGAGGGCTTCattatatccaaaaataaaaaactaaataaagcCCAACAATCAAATAACTAATGGTCCGAAGTTAATAAGCCCAAATCCTTTTCCTTTATTAATTCACTATTGAAATCAGATGCTAAACCTTTTTATAATCTGGTTAAGatttaatattacaaaataaatagatcaattaatgaattacTATTTGCATCACGAGATGATTTGTAAAAGAAATCCTAATGGGATCCGCATTAGAGTAGTGATAAACGTACGTATACGTACGTACATAACCGAacttttttaaacattttacattgaaaatcattttataaacattaattgatttaaaataaatttcatactaatcATTTTGCAACACTTCAagaaagatttaaaatttatacttaaatatttgtatatttaataaaatatatattttctactaaatattgtatattaattcaaatcataGTCGAAATCATGCTACGATTCgacataaaatttctatatcacTTCTTTGTTATTGCTACAtatattacaataaataacaaaattaatttttaattaaattcacttaaatctaaaattttttaaaatattatgtacatGTACAATTATGTACGTTTATctttttgatattaaaaacatactaatatgtttaaaatctaatatcacaaaaatagtgAATTGTTTTAATACAACTATTTGGTTTGTAAGATAGcgtttgattaaatatttcatttaatagaattaagatttaatatcaaaaagtatattgattaattagtgaattacTGTTGTCCTACTATTTGACTCggaaaaaatattctaatgaCATCATTGGACGATAGGAGTCCcagttcatttttactaaaaaatggtATATAGACATTCCAGTAACTCATTCtcatcacatttcatttaaaactaatactcccaccctccaataaaaatatgagcaattAATATAGCacgagaattaagacaaaattggtaaagtaagataaatgTGGAGAATGGTGATTAAAGTTGTGTttgtaaataagttgatgTATAGGGGTAATAAATTGCGATAATaatggaatgcacatatttttgtggggcggacgaaaatgaaaaatgcacATGTATAAGtgggactcatattccactacatttttttcactcactttttttaatagtatttcttaaaactcgcattgcaaagaaatgagacttcAATTCACATACGGATGGAGTAGTTAATAATAAtcaaaagttaattataataacatTCTTGCTAATTTTCCTAAGAGTGAATACTTGAccacaaaataatatcaaagggtcattttagtaccaaaaaaagccaaaaggaccaatttcgagataaacccttagtccagggactactggcgatatttttaaagtccaaagactatgggcgagataaacccatagtccagggaccatttttgtagttcactcttttccTTAAAAACTCcctatagatatataaatattctctTAGGATTCGTTTTGGTACTATTCTGCTTTGTATTTGAAGATTCCTCT
The genomic region above belongs to Salvia hispanica cultivar TCC Black 2014 chromosome 3, UniMelb_Shisp_WGS_1.0, whole genome shotgun sequence and contains:
- the LOC125212492 gene encoding probable receptor-like protein kinase At5g20050 isoform X1 — translated: MITTQKLLIFLTTSSLLILSLLYAADAKICSPPSACGAIRNISYPFRLKTDPTHCGRSDFELTCENNVTFFHLNSIEYYVKHINYQNSTIRLVDASINNDDICSFPIHSSYLFPFYLNALSQELSVNLISCPNPLNNSYLFNDITAACNLSSHHTFSYVNVVRIKASEVPHMCTLHLIVSSSWPGLMDLKIISLSQIHESLLYGIELYYYSYFVEPTIWEQYWSYLSEFHRYLLILLVILVFIIAGAILPVTVIIGITALFLLSFAYLWEWIKEIDYYYQYLNLADNVFFVSCVAITVCLIVALNPLLIIIIGAGVGLSFYFRNIYNNYFTGPLYPAINVAIIIWAPTIIIWPFVFGFLINKFRRRRLSSFEVVESFIQSDNKLAPIRYSYSDIKKMTKNFKDKLGEGGFGSVYKGKLRSGHLVAVKLLGKSGANGKDFINEIATIGRIHHVNVVQLVGYCAERSKRALIFDFMPNGSLDKYIFNREKTHSLDWDMKFKIAVQVARGIEYLHHGCDIQILHFDIKPHNILLDDKFVPKISDFGLAKLCATNKDAVTLTAARGTIGYVAPELINRSIGAVSYKADVYSFGMLLIEMAGLNKDFPRNNDESSNYFPNWIYDHLNQGRDIDIRNVDENDDRDIGRKMTIVALWCIQMSPDNRPSMNKVLEMLEGDVEQLQIPDYPLYMAGNQEESWASDSNASISLLHDNNDNNIIEIISDA
- the LOC125212492 gene encoding probable receptor-like protein kinase At5g20050 isoform X2 encodes the protein MITTQKLLIFLTTSSLLILSLLYAADAKICSPPSACGAIRNISYPFRLKTDPTHCGRSDFELTCENNVTFFHLNSIEYYVKHINYQNSTIRLVDASINNDDICSFPIHSSYLFPFYLNALSQELSVNLISCPNPLNNSYLFNDITAACNLSSHHTFSYVNVVRIKASEVPHMCTLHLIVSSSWPGLMDLKIISLSQIHESLLYGIELYYYSYFVEPTIWEQYWSYLSEFHRYLLILLVILGAILPVTVIIGITALFLLSFAYLWEWIKEIDYYYQYLNLADNVFFVSCVAITVCLIVALNPLLIIIIGAGVGLSFYFRNIYNNYFTGPLYPAINVAIIIWAPTIIIWPFVFGFLINKFRRRRLSSFEVVESFIQSDNKLAPIRYSYSDIKKMTKNFKDKLGEGGFGSVYKGKLRSGHLVAVKLLGKSGANGKDFINEIATIGRIHHVNVVQLVGYCAERSKRALIFDFMPNGSLDKYIFNREKTHSLDWDMKFKIAVQVARGIEYLHHGCDIQILHFDIKPHNILLDDKFVPKISDFGLAKLCATNKDAVTLTAARGTIGYVAPELINRSIGAVSYKADVYSFGMLLIEMAGLNKDFPRNNDESSNYFPNWIYDHLNQGRDIDIRNVDENDDRDIGRKMTIVALWCIQMSPDNRPSMNKVLEMLEGDVEQLQIPDYPLYMAGNQEESWASDSNASISLLHDNNDNNIIEIISDA
- the LOC125212492 gene encoding uncharacterized protein LOC125212492 isoform X3, yielding MITTQKLLIFLTTSSLLILSLLYAADAKICSPPSACGAIRNISYPFRLKTDPTHCGRSDFELTCENNVTFFHLNSIEYYVKHINYQNSTIRLVDASINNDDICSFPIHSSYLFPFYLNALSQELSVNLISCPNPLNNSYLFNDITAACNLSSHHTFSYVNVVRIKASEVPHMCTLHLIVSSSWPGLMDLKIISLSQIHESLLYGIELYYYSYFVEPTIWEQYWSYLSEFHRYLLILLVILVFIIAGAILPVTVIIGITALFLLSFAYLWEWIKEIDYYYQYLNLADNVFFVSCVAITVCLIVALNPLLIIIIGAGVGLSFYFRNIYNNYFTGPLYPAINVAIIIWAPTIIIWPFVFGFLINKFRRRRLSSFEVVESFIQSDNKLAPIRYSYSDIKKMTKNFKDKLGEGGFGSVYKGKLRSGHLVAVKLLGKSGANGKDFINEIATIGRIHHVNVVQLVGYCAERSKRALIFDFMPNGSLDKYIFNREKTHSLDWDMKFKIAVQVARGIEYLHHGCDIQILHFDIKPHNILLDDKFVPKISDFGLAKLCATNKDAVTLTAARGTIGIKQRLSTKQ